The following DNA comes from Lonchura striata isolate bLonStr1 chromosome 4, bLonStr1.mat, whole genome shotgun sequence.
TCAGTCACTGGCAGAAGTATACATGTACTTAGATAACTCCTTGCAGCTTTAGTCCTTCATGACTGGTAAAATGTCATCAGAAGAACTTGAAAAATTTTGGGAAGAGCAAAGGTTCCATGTGTCTGACTTCTGACTAGAATCAGCCTCCACTTAAAATTAGGGACTTGTTAGTAGGATTTTGAACACAATTCTTCAGTCTTGTTTGGTCAAATGCCTTCTGTCCCATAACTCTTCTGGAATTAACCTGTGCTACGTTGGTAACGCTGTTGACCTTTTGCAGTCTTGTTATTTGTGTTCTGTTTTCCTCTCGGCACAGTGGCCATGGGCTTCTGCTTACAATTTCTTTGCCTCAGACCTTTGTTGAGGTCTCAGTAATGTTCTTGGTGGGAACATTCTGTCAGGTCCATCTGCCTATTCTTTTAGGTTTACCTTCCTTAATCCCAAAGCAGTGGCACCATTCTTTCAGAGCAATGAGTTTGTCCTGGTCTCCATCGCACTCTTGGAAGAAACGGGTTATGCAGTGTTCCATGGGAACAAGGGAGGCTCTCAAGGGTGCGAGCTCCGAGTGTGTCAATAATCTGAAAGAAAGGGCAGGTATGGAGAGCTGCATTTCCTTAATAAATCAGCAGGATTATCAAAGCTGATCTAAAATGCTAGAAGACAACAATGATGGCTTATCAGAGATGCCCTAATGGATTTTTTAATGGTGCTTCTGTAGTGAATATATCTTAGGTCATGATAAAGATGTCTAATATCTGATGAGCTAAAATGCTTTTGCTGCATGTTTGTTTGCCAACATCTTTTTTCCTAGAACAAATATTACTTTTGTAGTAATTACAGGTATTGAAAGGAACAACTTGCTCACAACTCATCACTTGTGGAGTTTTGCTGTTATTCTCAGGATATCAAGCTTGCAAAGTGCTTAACTGTGTTCTAAAACAGTAGGTGTGATTGTCCTGAGATATTGAAGGTCTGAACTTGGAAATACAGATCCCATCACTGAGTGATATGACCAAAAGCTTGAAATCTGAGTTATGTTCTCAGAAGCTGGAAGCTTCCTCTGAACTGTGACTATATCTGCTCCTTAAACTGAGAGACCTCTGTGGTGTTAGTTGAAAACTGTGGATACCTCACTAATGGATTTTTGCTGCCAGGGCTCTGTCCTTTGTACTTTTAGCCTGTTTCTCTTAGCTTCAGGAATAACAGGACTTCTTCCTGGCTGGGAGCATTAGTAAGTATTAGGACACTGTAGAGCTTACAGTGATCATGCAAGGCAAGAGGATAGCAGATCCTGACCTATGATATAGGATCAGGAAAACAATGAAGGAAAAAGTTCTGTGTTAGAGAGGGAGTGATACTGGCTTCTAACAGCTAAGGGACTGGTTCCGTATGTAGAGAATCCATTGAGGTGTTTAGAAATGTAAAACAGCCTGAGTTTAATCAGCAAATCAGAACTGaaacacagatatttttttacCTGTCAACAGGGTGATGATCAAGCTGGTGAAACTGCCAGTGCACAGGATACACATACATGTGGTAATTTTTCTCAAAGTcgtgcaggagcagctcaaCCGGGTGGTCACCAGCCACAAGGCGTTTGTCATTCTGGTAGATTGTTTTTACCTGAACTCAACACAgaaattgttattttttgttttgggttgaaGATCTGTCCTGAAGAGAACTATCTGGCAAGAAGATGTTTTGGAGAAATGAAACTTGATAATAAAATACCCCTAGGGTATTTTAAATACTCCTAGGGTGTTTTAGTGTTGGTGACCATATGCAGCTGAAAAGCTTGCCTTAGGTAGTCCAGGACAATTTCGCTGCTGTCCATGTCACCTTTGGCAGTAACTAGAAAGAAAGTGGAATTCCTGTGGCTTAATTGTCAGACTCAGCTAAAGGGGGCAGTAGCCTCAGCTTGTCAGGAGATTAAACCAGTTTTTCACATCTTCTGTCCTGAGGCAAGCAACACATGTTTTGGTGGGAAATAAGCCATCTCAGAAGTCATCTAATTCATGCCATTTTGTATGAGCTGTTCTGGACTAGTCCATGTAACTGCATAATCTTATTTGAAAAGGATTGCTGACCTTATTCCTTTGCTTTTCAGTTAGAATCCCAGAAGTGTTCAGGTCACGTTCATAGTATTGAATAAGGATGTTCTTAAGCCAGTCTCGCATCCGGAGGGGAAACTGATCCACTTCATAATCAGTACAGGGGGGGATGTCTGTGCCAAAGAGAAAAGCTTTTGTTAACAAGTCATCTGTCAAGTCCCCATTTGAGCATTTCTGAGATTTGAGATCTACTTCCAGTAAAAATTAGAATTGATGGAGCTGTTAATACATAAAATTTTGAATGCACCGAATGTGTTAAATTATAAATCTACAATTTTTTAGTGCTTAACCAGCTGTGCAAGCCACATCCTTTTTATATCTATGCAGCTTTTGAGCATAGTTGTGCAGTGAAGGTCTAATCAGTCAGCTGCATGAAAGTAGAGTTTTTGACAGCAAAGGAATATTCTGGCTGGGAATGCACTTTCCTTCTACTATATGCAGCAATTGAAGAGGTTGGAAATCAGTTCTGGCTTTTAGAGCCTGACTTCTGCATTTGGCATCTAAGTTCAGTTGATGTTTTTTGGTTCTGATTTTCCATGGGGGTTTGAGATGGACATTTTCATTTAACAACTCTCTGTAAACGCTGTTTTCTGGTCAAGGATTTACAAAAATCTTCAGAGACTATAGCAGTAGGAGCAGATAAGACAGTGCAAGGGGAAGATACGGTCACCAACAAATTCGTGAAAGCATAGGAGAGATGTCTAGGTTTAAGATACTTTTTAAACATGTTTAGGGTTTTGAAGGCCTTAATTAGCAGATAATTGATGCACAAGTGGCAGGTTACAGGAAGAAGGGTAATTTAGGGCTGGCAGATGGGTTAAGGCTACTGGCTCTTTCTTTAATTCTTCAAAGGAAAACAAGCTTACATTTGCAGGAGCCCATATAGTCTAGGTGCAGCTGGCGTCCTGTTTTTGTCCCTTCCAGTTGACATTTGGTGCCAAAGAGCTGACATGTGCCATCATAAGTCTTGTTATCTGTACCACAAACCTAGAGGAAGGAAAACCATCACCCCACCACTGTGTTGAGAAAAATCCTTGTGACTCAGAGTCATTACAGTAATCAAAGCATCGTGTGGTGAATACCACAGGGAGTACGTGTGATCAAAAGTATTGGAATTAGTAGCTGTTGTATGCCTGCATGAGGACTAGTTGTCTGTACTTGTACACCCAGTTATGCAACACTTCAGTTTGATTTTATGGTTGTACTATAGCCTCTGAGATGCTGTGGGATTATTTCACTGGATGTATACACAGCATGTGCTCTAAAATACCAAATGGATACACAGAAATTTTAGTGGTAGGGGAAAGCTACAATCCCTGAGACTGAGTGAAGCAAGTCAGTTACTGTAGTTACATGGGTTTATACTGCTCTCAAACCACACTTAGTAAGTTTGAGTGCTTTATACTTAATTATTCAATTACTGGAATCACTCAAACTCACTTGCATGCTTTTTAGGGTATAGAACCATGCTAAATAATAGCAGGGGAATATGTTATCTTGTGAACACTTTAGGTGGCTTTTCCCAGTCCTGTACACTGGGTGAAATACTCACATGCTCATAGTCTTCGGTGGGAGGGCAAGCAGCAGGATCTTGGCAAATGCAGTGGGGTTCCCCTTGTTTGTCTGCATGACAGACTTTGCCTCTTTTGCAGTGGAAGTTCTGACATGTGTCTGGCAGTCCTAGCAGGAAAGAGGGGTGATGGGATAAAGCCAAGTGTTTGTCAGATACTACTGAGGGCCAAAGCAAAACACAGCCCAGTGTTCATCAAGAagttaaaatgtgtttttaagtTTGCATTTTTAAGTTTGTTATGAAGCTGGAGCTTGTATTGAATAAAACAAGCCAAACTTTAAATGAGGATTTTTATGGAACTTCTGGCAGTACCAGGCTTGAATTagaggggaaaatattttttttttcctagaaaaagcTGTTTGTTCTGTAGGGACTGATTTCACTTCCAGCTTCTTTTGGTGAAACATATCCCATCTGTCTTTGCTGAATCAAGCACTGGCCTTTGTCCCACTCCTACTTGAATTCCAGCTCTCAGTGCAAGGTAATCCCCATTTCTGGATAACTGACACAAAAATTTGTGCACTGCCTACAAATGTTTTTCACTAACGAATTACTAAATCCAAGGGAGTATGGAAGGGattctctgggaacagaggatTAGGCACAAGCACAGTTCAGTCATGTGAAATCCTGTACtgcaaaaggcagaaaagaaatgCAGACCAGCAGAttccccagctgcagagagTTGGGAGTTACATGACAGCTTTGCTTGGGGCTTACCAAGGAGAGCGTCCTCATTCCTCTTGCTGACACTTTCCATCTCACCATGGGAACTGTTTGTAGTCTTAACCTGCACAGTCACAGAGGCATAAGCAGAAAGTTGTGGtaaattttgggaagaaaaaaaatacttggacTAATTTTTTTCAGGTCCAAATACAGAGCTGACTGAGGCACAGTTTGCTCTGTTTTAAGCAGAGAGCAAAATCTGAGAGAAGAGAATAAAGCCTCTGATAGTATTACCATGCTCTTGTCATTTGGGAAAATAACATGAGTGGGAGGTGGAGAGAGAGATAGAAATGGGAGCTCAGTAAGGCCTGAATTTCTTATAATTATTCTATGGACTCTGAATTTCTTATAATTATTCTATGGACTCTAGGTGCCTGCCTTTCCTGTTCACTTTTGTGTAGTAGCATTTAAAGCCTTTGTGAGAGATGAGTGAACAGGCTGGCCTAGTAAGCCAGAGACTGGGTTTCAGGCTTTGCATCTGTGTATCTCTATTTATTTGTGTGTTTCATTACACACCCCGCTGGGTCTGGAGCTCTTCTGTGAATGGTGTTCACTTCCTTTCTGGTCCAATTCACCTAAATGCTCTGGTGCAATGACACAGCATGAACCAGAGAAATAGTGAATATAGGGGGAGGTGAGACTTCTGCATATTAAGAAGTCACCTGTTTTTCTCCAACAGGTCATTTCAATCATCAGGAATTTAAATTTGGAACTAGTCCTTCTCCCCCTTTTTGTAGTattcaagttttattttaaagatcaTTTACCTTATCTTCACTGTCCATTGAATTCATGTTCTGAATGGAGCTACTCATTTTCAGTTGTTGCTTGTTGTCAGAATCAGGTGGCTCATGATCATCTTGTTCAGAGTGAGCAAGGTCTTTAATCTTGACAATTTGGAAATCCTCAGTCTCTTTGTGATCTGCAGTGTCATCTTCCATGGTTCCTTCCCCTTCAGACTCAGTACTGGTGCTCTCCTGGTCGTTACTCTGgattctctcctcttcctcatagGCTGTTTCTTTCCAGGTATTGCTGAGATATTCCTCACCATCAATGCCACCACTGTTGTGACCATCATCATCATTACCGTCTTCCCTGTCTTGTATTTTCACCGCTGTGTCACGATCACTCTGATAGTTCACTTGAttattgtattttctctcttgaCTTTGCTGTTTGGCATCCTGATATTCAATATGGGTTTTTTGAGAGGGGGGGATTTCTTCTTTTGGGGACTTCTTTCTGttctccctctcttctttctctAGGTCAAATTTCTTGCTGTGTCTCTTGGTTTTCCAGGTTGGTTGTCTGGAATCTCCCAGGAGTTCATCTAATTGCATGCTGTTCTCATGTTGCTGTCTTTTGTATTGGTCACCTTGACGTGTCTGATGGCCTTTGTGCTTTGTGTCTCTGTAATCAGTTTCTTCATCCCATTTCTCATCCTCTTCCATGCTTTCCTCTTCATCgctttcactgtttttttcagGCAGGCCAACAGCATTTTTGTTATATTTCCACATGTTGTGCTCAGGATGAAGGCTGAAAGCACCCAATGGATGCTCTGCATGGCCTGGAAGGTGTCTGTTTGCCATGTTCCCATGTTTCTCATGCTTCCTGAGCTggctgtgctcagagctggactgttctctgctgctgctcccagagtcACTGTCCTGGTTATAAGAAGCCAAACCTAGTTTATTATGCAGTGCAAGGAAATCAAAGCTTTTCAGGCTGTTTTTCACTTGATGCTCACTCCCAGTTCTTCCTTGTTTCCTAATGGTCTGGGGCTCATCCCTGTCTTCAGAGCCTGGTTTTAAGTTTCTGGGACTGGGCAGCAAATCACCCTTGTCTACATACCCTGTGTTCTCTTCCTTTGAGGCTTCAGAATGAATATAttcactcttaaaaaaaaaatcaaaataacagaTTAATAAATCTCAGGATTTATTGAAGCTGATGTGGTGGTGTTTTTGCCTTGTTTTGCAAAGCATGGCACTGgcttaatttgttttctttgtatgTGCTCCTCTTAAACTAGCCCAGAGCATGACATTCACAGCTTATCTGCCTTCTCTTTCTCAGAAAATCTGTTTATCTGTCCCTTCTTTTATTGCTGGAGTTTCTGGAGAGGTCTATGCAACTCTGTTTCATAGACAGATGCATATGGGTGTCTTGTGAAATCTCAAAATGCTTAATTAGTATTTTAGTCATAACCACAGGCATTTGTAGGCTGCAGTAATTATCACTTACCTCAGAGAAGGGGGATGCAAAACATAACTTTCTGCTCAGATAAGGGAAAAATAAGGGACCTGGGAAAAGGGGAGCAGGCAAAGAGAGAATAGGTGGCATGGCAGTAATTCCCAAGAAGTGACCTGCATTGATTTTATAATCCATATATAAATCTACTTTGAGTCCGATATATCATTATTTCCTGGCTGAAGTCATCAGGAACTATTGTGTGTGGTGACAATTATAAGATCAACAATAGATATTTGagtgcctttttattttcttaatctgTCAAGCCAACAGCAAACGTAGTACCTTCAGTGGAAATGGCTCAAATGCTTGAGGAGAAAGCAGATACTAAAATTACTGTCAGGTCTTGTTGAAGCAATTacctttctgctgctgtttgtttcTGAACAACAGGTATGGATGTTCAGTGTTGCTTATTGCTTACAACAGTATAGCACCTGATGCTGATATTTCTTAAAGCTTTTGGGAGATTTA
Coding sequences within:
- the SPARCL1 gene encoding SPARC-like protein 1, coding for MKTVALFICLVGLVFAIPSEYIHSEASKEENTGYVDKGDLLPSPRNLKPGSEDRDEPQTIRKQGRTGSEHQVKNSLKSFDFLALHNKLGLASYNQDSDSGSSSREQSSSEHSQLRKHEKHGNMANRHLPGHAEHPLGAFSLHPEHNMWKYNKNAVGLPEKNSESDEEESMEEDEKWDEETDYRDTKHKGHQTRQGDQYKRQQHENSMQLDELLGDSRQPTWKTKRHSKKFDLEKEERENRKKSPKEEIPPSQKTHIEYQDAKQQSQERKYNNQVNYQSDRDTAVKIQDREDGNDDDGHNSGGIDGEEYLSNTWKETAYEEEERIQSNDQESTSTESEGEGTMEDDTADHKETEDFQIVKIKDLAHSEQDDHEPPDSDNKQQLKMSSSIQNMNSMDSEDKVKTTNSSHGEMESVSKRNEDALLGLPDTCQNFHCKRGKVCHADKQGEPHCICQDPAACPPTEDYEHVCGTDNKTYDGTCQLFGTKCQLEGTKTGRQLHLDYMGSCKYIPPCTDYEVDQFPLRMRDWLKNILIQYYERDLNTSGILTEKQRNKVKTIYQNDKRLVAGDHPVELLLHDFEKNYHMYVYPVHWQFHQLDHHPVDRLLTHSELAPLRASLVPMEHCITRFFQECDGDQDKLIALKEWCHCFGIKEEDINENLLF